In Streptomyces sp. NBC_00878, a single window of DNA contains:
- the hisB gene encoding imidazoleglycerol-phosphate dehydratase HisB: MSRVGRVERVTKETSVLVEIDLDGSGKVDVSTGVGFYDHMLDQLGRHGLFDLTVKTEGDLHIDSHHTIEDSALALGAAFKQALGDKVGIYRFGNCTVPLDESLAQVTVDLSGRPYLVHTEPEKMAPMIGEYDTTMTRHIFESFVAQAQIALHVHVPYGRNAHHIVECQFKALARALRYASERDPRAAGILPSTKGAL, translated from the coding sequence ATGAGCCGCGTAGGAAGAGTCGAGCGGGTGACCAAGGAGACGTCGGTCCTCGTCGAGATCGATCTCGACGGATCCGGCAAGGTCGACGTGTCGACAGGAGTCGGCTTCTACGACCACATGCTCGACCAGCTCGGCCGCCACGGTCTGTTCGACCTGACCGTGAAGACCGAGGGCGACCTGCACATCGACTCGCACCACACCATCGAGGACTCCGCCCTCGCGCTCGGCGCCGCCTTCAAGCAGGCCCTCGGCGACAAGGTGGGGATTTATCGATTCGGGAACTGCACCGTTCCCCTGGACGAGTCGCTCGCCCAGGTCACCGTCGACCTCTCCGGCCGCCCGTACCTCGTGCACACCGAGCCCGAGAAGATGGCGCCGATGATCGGCGAGTACGACACGACGATGACCCGGCACATCTTCGAGTCCTTCGTCGCGCAGGCCCAGATCGCGCTGCACGTGCACGTGCCGTACGGGCGCAACGCGCACCACATCGTGGAGTGCCAGTTCAAGGCGCTGGCCCGGGCCCTGCGGTACGCCTCCGAGCGTGACCCGCGCGCGGCGGGCATCCTGCCGTCCACGAAGGGTGCCCTGTAA